A genomic region of Terriglobia bacterium contains the following coding sequences:
- a CDS encoding peptide-binding protein — protein sequence MMRRTVLAVSLLACAVLCACSRSAGSNETSAIDVSHPVKGDWAVVRLESDPDNLNPLISTNAVAHYVMWGVNNSQVYELLMAYNNKDFGLTEPLLIEAPPSISDDRLTYTIKIRDGVKWHDGVPFTPDDVLFTFKAAACPLDDTGPVRSYLSEIADIQVDGRSMRFQMKKPNVYNVENVANTLAIIPKHVFDADGLLDGFSYKDIIGPKGKADPKIKKFAEGFNTHPANRAPIGTGPYKFEKWDSGKEIVLTRNDDYWGKKPYLDKIVYKVINDYTAALTALKAGEIDLQPRLLPIQYRDQTSGQAFDQQFAKGTYSIPSASWIIWNNDRPFFKDKRVRQAMTMLIDRQKIIDKIRLGLGTIAISPISPQAPNFDPNLKALPYDPKRAGELLDEAGWIDHDGDGIRDKDGVKFKFEFLGSTGSPTFPQLSPVLEEAFRKAGIEMTERTIEFALMSKALKEHRFDSSALTSSSDLDQEQTQIFHSSSAAGGSNFMNFKNADSDRLLEQINLEFDPQKRKALYWKWQELMADEQPVAFLYYWLEPAAYSKRFQNVQWLPLRPGYDLNSWWVPAALQKYKSTTAP from the coding sequence ATGATGCGTCGAACAGTACTTGCCGTATCCCTGCTTGCATGCGCGGTCCTTTGTGCGTGCAGCCGCTCCGCCGGCAGCAACGAAACGTCGGCGATTGACGTCAGCCATCCTGTAAAGGGCGACTGGGCCGTTGTTCGGCTCGAAAGCGATCCGGATAACCTGAATCCGCTTATCAGTACAAATGCTGTTGCCCACTACGTGATGTGGGGAGTCAATAATTCTCAGGTATATGAGTTGTTGATGGCCTACAACAACAAAGACTTTGGTTTGACTGAGCCCCTTCTGATAGAAGCACCACCTTCAATTTCTGACGATCGTTTGACATATACCATCAAAATTCGGGACGGTGTTAAATGGCACGATGGCGTGCCCTTTACCCCCGACGATGTTCTGTTCACCTTCAAAGCTGCTGCTTGTCCTCTGGATGATACCGGGCCGGTTCGTAGTTATTTGAGTGAAATTGCAGACATTCAGGTGGACGGCCGCTCCATGCGTTTCCAGATGAAGAAGCCGAATGTATACAATGTAGAAAACGTCGCCAACACTCTGGCCATCATTCCAAAGCACGTTTTCGACGCGGACGGCTTGCTGGATGGCTTCAGCTATAAAGACATCATCGGGCCGAAAGGAAAAGCCGACCCCAAGATCAAGAAGTTTGCGGAAGGGTTCAACACTCATCCTGCGAATCGCGCCCCCATTGGAACCGGACCTTATAAGTTTGAAAAGTGGGACAGCGGCAAGGAGATTGTGCTCACAAGGAACGACGATTATTGGGGGAAAAAGCCCTATCTCGACAAGATCGTCTATAAGGTCATCAACGATTACACGGCCGCGCTCACTGCATTGAAGGCAGGAGAAATCGACCTGCAACCCAGGTTATTGCCTATTCAATACAGGGACCAGACATCCGGACAGGCGTTCGATCAGCAATTTGCCAAAGGAACGTACTCGATTCCTTCCGCCTCCTGGATCATCTGGAATAATGACCGGCCGTTTTTTAAAGACAAACGTGTCCGGCAGGCGATGACGATGCTGATCGACCGGCAGAAAATAATCGATAAGATCCGGCTCGGCCTGGGGACCATCGCCATTTCGCCGATCAGTCCTCAGGCGCCCAATTTCGATCCGAATCTCAAGGCGTTGCCTTATGACCCGAAGCGAGCCGGCGAATTATTGGATGAGGCAGGCTGGATCGATCACGATGGTGACGGCATCCGGGACAAAGACGGCGTGAAATTCAAATTCGAATTTCTGGGCTCCACCGGAAGCCCCACATTCCCGCAGCTTTCGCCTGTGCTTGAAGAAGCTTTCCGGAAAGCCGGCATTGAGATGACGGAGCGGACGATTGAATTCGCTTTGATGTCCAAGGCGCTGAAAGAGCACCGGTTCGATTCAAGCGCGCTCACCTCGTCATCCGATCTGGATCAGGAGCAAACGCAGATATTTCATTCCAGTTCGGCAGCAGGCGGCTCTAATTTTATGAATTTCAAGAACGCCGATTCCGACCGCCTTCTGGAGCAGATCAACCTGGAATTCGATCCGCAGAAACGGAAAGCTCTTTACTGGAAATGGCAGGAGTTGATGGCAGATGAACAGCCTGTCGCGTTCCTTTATTACTGGCTCGAACCCGCTGCCTATAGCAAGAGGTTCCAGAACGTGCAGTGGCTGCCGCTACGGCCCGGATACGACCTGAACAGCTGGTGGGTTCCAGCTGCGTTGCAAAAGTACAAAAGCACGACTGCGCCATAG
- a CDS encoding type III pantothenate kinase, whose product MLLAIDLGNTNTVFGVYDTSDKLVMHWRLSTQKERTVDEYGILLRNLFALEKIDAAKIRRVIIASVVPPLDPVLNEMASVYFSVKPVFVTHENAGIPILYDDPREVGADRIVDAVAVIHKYGKPAIVVDFGTATTFDAITSDGEYRGGVIAPGIVISAEALYEHAAKLPRIEIQKPPHVIGTSTITSMQSGLFYGYVALVDGIIARMKKELGPDARVIGTGGQALFISQETKLIDTVDPNITLDGLQLLASRLTR is encoded by the coding sequence ATGTTACTGGCAATTGATCTCGGCAACACCAACACGGTCTTCGGAGTCTACGACACCAGCGACAAGCTCGTCATGCACTGGCGGCTGTCCACTCAGAAGGAGCGAACCGTCGATGAGTACGGCATCCTCCTGCGCAACCTTTTTGCGCTGGAGAAAATCGACGCGGCAAAGATCCGCCGCGTGATTATCGCTTCGGTGGTGCCGCCGCTCGACCCGGTATTGAACGAGATGGCATCTGTCTATTTTTCGGTGAAGCCGGTCTTCGTGACCCACGAGAATGCCGGGATTCCCATTCTCTACGACGATCCGCGCGAAGTCGGCGCCGATCGCATCGTCGACGCGGTTGCAGTAATCCACAAGTACGGCAAGCCTGCGATCGTGGTCGACTTCGGCACGGCCACGACGTTCGATGCGATCACTTCGGACGGCGAGTATCGAGGCGGCGTTATCGCTCCTGGAATTGTCATATCCGCCGAAGCGCTGTACGAACATGCCGCCAAGCTTCCCCGGATCGAAATTCAGAAACCGCCGCATGTCATCGGCACTTCCACGATCACGAGCATGCAAAGCGGCCTGTTCTACGGCTACGTCGCTCTGGTCGACGGCATCATCGCCAGAATGAAAAAGGAACTCGGTCCGGATGCGCGGGTCATCGGCACCGGCGGCCAGGCTCTATTCATCAGCCAGGAAACCAAGCTGATCGACACGGTCGATCCGAATATCACGCTGGACGGGCTTCAACTGCTCGCCTCACGCCTGACGCGCTGA
- a CDS encoding ABC transporter permease: MRGYFVKRLLLIIPTLLGISIVSFILIHLAPGDPAELKLAQNDQRITGDIAEQLKETRELYGLDRPLYIQYFSWLKRIVTFDFGESLRDHRPIIDKLKERLPVSIELSGISIVLAYLIAIPLGMYSATHRFTIGERILTVLLFGLYSIPNFWLATMAIIYLGGGDFWNVFPVFGLTSNNSATWPLWQRVVDEGWHLVLPVGCLTYYTMAVLSRYMRASMLEIIRQDYIRTAKAKGLSERMVVYRHALRNSLIPIITLVADLLPAVVGGSIVIETLFSIPGMGQLSYEAVFTRDYPLLMALFTTSALVTLAGVLIADFLYVLADPRIAYGQ; this comes from the coding sequence ATGCGGGGATATTTCGTCAAACGTCTTCTTCTGATTATTCCAACGCTGCTGGGTATTTCGATCGTTTCGTTCATCCTCATCCATCTGGCGCCTGGCGATCCCGCAGAGCTGAAGCTTGCACAGAACGATCAAAGAATTACCGGAGACATCGCCGAACAACTCAAGGAAACCCGGGAGTTGTACGGGCTCGATCGTCCTCTCTACATTCAGTACTTCAGCTGGCTGAAACGGATCGTCACATTCGATTTCGGCGAATCCCTGCGCGATCATCGGCCGATCATCGACAAATTGAAGGAACGCCTGCCTGTTTCGATCGAATTGAGCGGGATTTCGATCGTTCTTGCCTATTTAATAGCGATTCCGCTCGGCATGTACTCGGCGACGCATCGATTCACTATAGGCGAACGCATACTTACAGTCCTGTTGTTCGGGCTTTACTCCATTCCGAACTTCTGGCTGGCGACGATGGCCATCATTTATCTCGGCGGCGGTGACTTCTGGAACGTGTTTCCAGTATTTGGTCTGACCTCGAACAACTCTGCGACGTGGCCGCTATGGCAGCGTGTCGTCGACGAAGGATGGCACCTCGTTCTTCCGGTGGGGTGCCTGACGTATTACACGATGGCGGTTCTGTCGCGATATATGCGCGCCAGCATGCTGGAAATCATCCGCCAGGACTATATCCGGACGGCAAAAGCCAAAGGTTTGAGCGAGCGGATGGTCGTCTACCGTCATGCGTTGCGGAATTCGTTAATACCGATCATTACACTCGTGGCTGATCTTCTTCCGGCCGTTGTCGGAGGCAGCATCGTTATCGAAACGTTGTTTTCCATTCCCGGGATGGGGCAGCTCAGCTATGAGGCTGTATTCACGAGAGACTACCCGCTCCTCATGGCTCTGTTTACGACGAGCGCCCTCGTGACGCTGGCTGGTGTCCTGATTGCGGACTTTCTGTACGTACTGGCGGATCCCAGAATTGCTT
- a CDS encoding biotin--[acetyl-CoA-carboxylase] ligase — protein MDRKLDELLFALMQNMTLAVSGEKLAKDLRVSHSTLLRWIEKLREAGIEIRGELFTGFRLVRLPDVLLPQIIRPRLRTRIIGRNLFHFYDVDSTNSFAGRLITHGRKIPEGTVVLAEAQTAGRGRLGRSWHSQREAGIYFSMVLFPKAPPSLAPLFTLATAVAMHNAVERYTGLDIDIKWPNDLLIGQRKFCGILSEIHAEVDLVKMMIIGVGLNANHESLPEDIAQRATSLRIASGHIQSRIEILLEFFEEFETIYMDFERKGPRSIIDQWTCSSSFANGRRIEIHDGVRKIAGVTRGLNPLGALRIEQKGGQIEEVYSGDVVEWE, from the coding sequence ATGGACCGGAAACTCGACGAGCTTCTATTTGCCCTGATGCAGAACATGACGCTCGCGGTGTCGGGAGAGAAGCTGGCCAAAGATCTTCGTGTTTCTCACTCCACGCTCCTGCGATGGATCGAAAAGCTTCGTGAAGCCGGAATCGAGATCCGTGGCGAGCTGTTCACCGGTTTCAGGCTGGTCCGCCTGCCCGATGTCCTGCTGCCGCAGATTATCCGGCCGAGGCTTCGCACCCGGATCATCGGCCGGAACCTGTTTCACTTTTATGACGTCGATTCGACCAACTCTTTCGCCGGCCGCTTGATCACTCACGGCCGCAAGATTCCGGAGGGAACCGTGGTCCTGGCCGAAGCGCAGACCGCCGGCCGCGGCCGGCTGGGACGCAGCTGGCACTCCCAGAGAGAAGCCGGCATCTATTTTTCGATGGTTTTGTTCCCGAAAGCGCCGCCCAGTCTCGCGCCGCTGTTCACGCTGGCCACTGCAGTGGCGATGCACAATGCGGTGGAGCGCTACACCGGGCTCGACATCGACATCAAATGGCCGAATGACCTGCTGATCGGGCAACGGAAGTTCTGCGGGATACTTTCCGAGATTCATGCGGAAGTGGATCTGGTGAAGATGATGATCATCGGGGTTGGCCTCAACGCGAACCATGAAAGCCTGCCCGAAGATATAGCGCAGCGCGCGACCTCGCTGCGGATCGCATCCGGCCACATTCAATCGAGAATCGAGATTTTGCTGGAATTCTTTGAAGAGTTCGAGACCATCTATATGGATTTCGAGCGCAAAGGGCCGCGCAGCATCATCGATCAATGGACGTGTTCTTCGAGTTTCGCGAACGGGCGCAGAATCGAAATCCATGACGGCGTCCGGAAAATCGCCGGAGTTACCCGCGGTTTGAACCCGCTCGGCGCGCTGAGAATCGAACAGAAGGGCGGCCAGATTGAAGAGGTCTACAGCGGCGACGTCGTGGAGTGGGAGTAA